In Sporichthya polymorpha DSM 43042, a genomic segment contains:
- the topA gene encoding type I DNA topoisomerase yields MAAEKKARSGAGSGRALVIVESPTKAKKIAGYLGSSYVVESSYGHIRDLPNGAAEVPAKYKGEAWARLGVNVDNGFEPLYVVAAEKKAQVKKLKDAMDGVDRLYLATDEDREGEAIAWHLHELLQPKVPVHRMVFHEITERAIREAVENPRTLDQGLVDAQETRRILDRLYGYEVSPVLWKKIMPRLSAGRVQSVATRLVVERERERMAFRAAAYWDLDAEFDTGRARNADEPTTVTARLVQVDGKRVATGRDFSSLGELKSDLRNGGVLHLDEAAAGALAGRLSSSSFTVRKVERKPYTRKPYAPFRTTTLQQEASRKLGFGAKRTMQVAQRLYENGYITYMRTDSTTLSETAVAAARSQATALYGREYIPDTPRRYESKSKTAQEAHEAIRPAGDEFQTPAQTGLSGDEFRLYELIWMRTVASQMKDATGQSVSVRIGGRSSSGEDAEFSASGKTITFPGFLKAYVEGADDPDAELDDREKRLPVLTEDDALTVLQMSVEGHETRPPARYTEASLVAELEQRDIGRPSTYASIIGTILDRGYVFKKGTALVPAWLAFSVVGLLEKHFPHLVDYDFTARMEDVLDDIANGEAQMVDWLSRFYFGPPGDGAASANGDGSSGPSGSDAIVGLKQLVSEHVGDIDAREVNSIPIGNGIFVRVGRYGPYVERERDGELQRGNVPDEMPPDELTVEKAEELFSAPSDDRVLGVHPETGLEVVAKNGRFGPYVTEVLPEGSKDKPRTASLFKSMALDEVTLEQALDLLSLPRTLGEVDGEPVVASNGRYGPYVKKGSETRSLGAEEQLLTVTLDEALALLAQPKQRGRQASAAAPLKELGNDPVSGKPMVVKDGRFGPYVTDGETNASLRKGDDVETLTDERAAELLADRRARGPAKKAARKAPAKKAAAKKTAAKTTAAKKTAAKKTPAKKTAAKKTAAKK; encoded by the coding sequence GTGGCCGCTGAGAAGAAGGCTCGCTCTGGAGCCGGATCCGGTCGTGCCCTGGTCATCGTCGAGTCGCCCACCAAGGCGAAGAAGATCGCTGGTTACCTAGGCAGCTCCTACGTCGTCGAGTCCTCCTACGGGCACATCCGCGACCTGCCGAACGGCGCCGCGGAGGTTCCGGCCAAGTACAAGGGCGAGGCGTGGGCCCGGCTCGGCGTCAACGTCGACAACGGCTTCGAGCCGCTCTACGTCGTCGCGGCGGAGAAGAAGGCCCAGGTCAAGAAGCTGAAGGACGCCATGGACGGCGTCGACCGGCTCTACCTCGCGACAGACGAGGACCGCGAGGGCGAGGCCATCGCCTGGCACCTCCACGAACTGCTGCAGCCCAAGGTCCCCGTGCACCGGATGGTGTTCCACGAGATCACCGAGCGGGCGATCCGCGAGGCCGTGGAGAATCCGCGCACGTTGGACCAGGGACTGGTCGACGCCCAGGAGACCCGGCGCATCCTCGACCGGCTCTACGGCTACGAGGTCTCGCCGGTCCTGTGGAAGAAGATCATGCCCCGGCTCTCGGCCGGCCGCGTGCAGTCCGTCGCCACCCGGCTGGTCGTCGAGCGCGAGCGCGAGCGCATGGCGTTCCGCGCCGCCGCCTACTGGGACCTCGACGCCGAGTTCGACACCGGCCGCGCGCGCAACGCCGACGAGCCGACCACCGTGACCGCCCGGCTGGTGCAGGTCGACGGCAAGCGCGTCGCCACCGGCCGTGACTTCTCCTCCCTCGGTGAGCTCAAGAGCGACCTCAGGAACGGGGGCGTCCTGCACCTCGACGAGGCCGCGGCCGGCGCGCTGGCCGGCCGCCTGTCGTCCTCGTCGTTCACCGTGCGCAAGGTCGAGCGCAAGCCGTACACCCGCAAGCCGTACGCGCCGTTCCGCACGACGACCCTGCAGCAGGAGGCGTCGCGCAAGCTCGGCTTCGGCGCGAAGCGGACGATGCAGGTCGCGCAGCGCCTGTACGAGAACGGCTACATCACGTACATGCGTACCGACTCCACGACGCTGTCGGAGACGGCGGTCGCGGCGGCCCGGTCGCAGGCGACCGCGCTGTACGGGCGCGAGTACATCCCGGACACCCCGCGGCGCTACGAGTCCAAGTCCAAGACCGCGCAGGAGGCCCACGAGGCGATCCGGCCGGCCGGTGACGAGTTCCAGACCCCCGCGCAGACCGGGCTCTCCGGCGACGAGTTCCGCCTCTACGAGCTGATCTGGATGCGCACCGTCGCGTCGCAGATGAAGGACGCGACCGGGCAGTCGGTGTCGGTGCGTATCGGTGGCCGTTCGTCCTCGGGTGAGGACGCCGAGTTCTCCGCCTCCGGCAAGACGATCACCTTCCCGGGCTTCCTCAAGGCCTACGTCGAGGGCGCGGACGACCCCGACGCCGAGCTCGACGACCGCGAGAAGCGGCTGCCGGTCCTCACCGAGGACGATGCTCTGACGGTCCTTCAGATGAGCGTCGAAGGTCACGAGACCCGGCCGCCGGCGCGGTACACCGAGGCCTCGCTGGTTGCGGAGCTCGAGCAGCGGGACATCGGCCGGCCGTCGACGTACGCGTCGATCATCGGCACGATCCTCGACCGCGGGTACGTGTTCAAGAAGGGCACCGCGCTGGTGCCGGCGTGGTTGGCCTTCTCGGTCGTCGGGCTGCTGGAGAAGCACTTCCCGCACCTCGTCGACTACGACTTCACCGCCCGCATGGAGGACGTCCTCGACGACATCGCCAACGGCGAGGCGCAGATGGTCGACTGGCTGTCGCGCTTCTACTTCGGCCCGCCCGGGGACGGCGCGGCCAGTGCCAATGGTGACGGCTCGTCAGGTCCGTCCGGCTCCGACGCGATCGTCGGCCTGAAGCAGCTGGTCTCCGAGCACGTCGGCGACATCGACGCCCGCGAGGTCAACTCGATCCCGATCGGCAACGGCATCTTCGTCCGGGTCGGCCGGTACGGGCCGTACGTCGAGCGTGAGCGCGACGGCGAGCTGCAGCGCGGGAACGTCCCCGACGAGATGCCGCCGGACGAGCTGACCGTCGAGAAGGCGGAGGAGTTGTTCTCCGCGCCGTCGGACGACCGCGTCCTCGGCGTGCACCCGGAGACCGGGCTCGAGGTCGTCGCGAAGAACGGCCGCTTCGGCCCCTACGTCACCGAGGTCCTGCCGGAGGGCTCGAAGGACAAGCCGCGCACCGCCTCGCTGTTCAAGTCGATGGCGCTGGACGAGGTGACCCTGGAGCAGGCGCTGGACCTGCTGAGCCTGCCCCGCACGCTCGGCGAGGTCGACGGCGAGCCGGTCGTCGCGTCCAACGGCCGCTACGGCCCGTACGTGAAGAAGGGCAGCGAGACCCGGTCGCTGGGCGCGGAGGAGCAGCTGCTCACCGTCACCCTCGACGAGGCGCTCGCCCTGCTCGCCCAGCCCAAGCAGCGCGGCCGGCAGGCCTCGGCCGCGGCCCCGCTCAAGGAGCTCGGCAACGACCCGGTCTCGGGCAAGCCGATGGTGGTCAAGGACGGCCGGTTCGGCCCCTACGTCACCGACGGCGAGACCAACGCCTCACTCCGCAAGGGTGACGACGTCGAGACCCTGACCGACGAGCGCGCCGCCGAGCTCCTCGCCGACCGCCGCGCCCGCGGGCCGGCGAAGAAGGCCGCCCGCAAGGCTCCCGCGAAGAAGGCGGCCGCCAAGAAGACCGCGGCCAAGACCACGGCGGCGAAGAAGACGGCGGCGAAGAAGACTCCCGCCAAGAAGACCGCCGCGAAGAAGACCGCGGCCAAGAAGTAA
- the tmk gene encoding dTMP kinase, with amino-acid sequence MPDQPLDHDVRGVLQIAPFRRLWISLSFSSLGDWLGLLAITAMAAELTTDSSADQNYAVAGVFILRLIPALLFAPIAGVVADRLDRRLTMVVTDILRAGLFISIPVVGSLWWLLVATFLIEALSLFWIPAKEATVPNLVPRERLEAANQISLVTAYGSAPIAAGIFTVLSLITAALGARFEFFVTHPASLALWLNAGTFLFAAATIATLEIPRDNVDRAKAENPWRNLVEGWKFVAQTPVVRGLLIGMLGAFAAGGTVVGLAPTFVRGLGAGNPGYGLLFGAVFVGLALGMLLGPRLLAGLSRRRLFAMSIVAAGLLLMVIAVIPELPVVVLFTVALGLASGVAWVTGYTLIGLEVADELRGRTFAFVQSMVRLTLVAVLAASPALAGAVGHVDFHPTDDVTVAYSGAAVVFLGAGAVAAAVGFFSYRHMDDRKGISLARDVVSALRHETPLADPITSGWFVAFEGGDGAGKSTQVARLAEWLTARGHEVVVTREPGATAIGRRLRQMLLDTQDLGLSPRSEALLYAADRAQHVEEVIRPALERGAVVITDRYVDSSIAYQAAGRALSASDVERLSRFATRGLMPTLTIVLDVPPEVAAERRLLPPDRIESESMDFHHRVRQGFLDRAARRPRSYFVVDGTKTPTEITAAVLQRVGQLLAESPAPPVEEQQQPEGSTP; translated from the coding sequence GTGCCGGACCAGCCGCTGGACCACGACGTACGGGGGGTCCTGCAGATCGCCCCGTTCCGGCGGCTGTGGATCTCGCTGTCGTTCTCGAGCCTCGGGGACTGGCTGGGGCTGCTCGCGATCACCGCGATGGCGGCCGAGCTCACCACCGACAGCTCGGCGGACCAGAACTACGCCGTCGCCGGCGTCTTCATCCTCCGGCTGATCCCGGCGCTGCTGTTCGCCCCGATCGCCGGCGTGGTCGCCGACCGGTTGGACCGCCGGCTGACGATGGTCGTCACGGACATCCTGCGCGCGGGGTTGTTCATCTCGATCCCGGTCGTCGGGTCACTGTGGTGGCTGCTGGTCGCCACCTTCCTGATCGAGGCGCTCAGCCTGTTCTGGATCCCGGCCAAGGAGGCCACGGTCCCGAACCTCGTGCCCCGGGAGCGCCTGGAGGCGGCCAACCAGATCAGCCTCGTCACCGCCTACGGGTCCGCTCCGATCGCGGCGGGCATCTTCACCGTCCTGTCGCTGATCACCGCGGCGCTCGGTGCGCGGTTCGAGTTCTTCGTGACGCACCCGGCCTCGCTCGCGCTCTGGCTCAACGCCGGGACGTTCCTGTTCGCGGCGGCGACGATCGCGACGCTCGAGATCCCGCGGGACAACGTCGACCGGGCGAAGGCCGAGAACCCGTGGCGGAACCTCGTCGAGGGCTGGAAGTTCGTCGCGCAGACGCCGGTCGTGCGCGGCCTGCTGATCGGCATGCTCGGCGCGTTCGCCGCCGGCGGCACGGTGGTCGGCCTGGCGCCGACGTTCGTGCGCGGCCTCGGCGCCGGCAACCCCGGCTACGGCCTGCTCTTCGGTGCGGTCTTCGTCGGCCTCGCGCTCGGGATGCTGCTCGGACCGCGCCTGCTCGCCGGGCTGTCCCGCCGTCGGCTGTTCGCGATGTCGATCGTCGCGGCCGGTCTGTTGCTCATGGTGATCGCGGTGATCCCGGAGCTGCCGGTCGTCGTGCTGTTCACCGTCGCGCTCGGGCTCGCGTCCGGCGTCGCCTGGGTCACCGGCTACACGCTGATCGGCCTGGAGGTCGCGGACGAGCTGCGCGGGCGGACGTTCGCGTTCGTGCAGTCGATGGTCCGCCTGACGCTCGTCGCGGTGCTCGCAGCCTCGCCGGCGCTGGCCGGCGCCGTCGGCCACGTCGACTTCCACCCGACCGACGACGTCACGGTGGCCTACAGCGGGGCCGCCGTCGTGTTCCTCGGCGCGGGCGCGGTCGCGGCCGCCGTCGGGTTCTTCTCCTACCGGCACATGGACGACCGCAAGGGCATCTCCCTGGCGCGCGACGTCGTCTCCGCGCTGCGGCACGAGACCCCGCTCGCGGACCCGATCACGTCCGGCTGGTTCGTCGCGTTCGAGGGTGGGGACGGCGCGGGCAAGTCGACGCAGGTGGCCCGGCTCGCGGAGTGGCTGACCGCTCGCGGGCACGAGGTCGTCGTGACCCGCGAGCCCGGGGCCACCGCGATCGGCCGGCGCCTGCGGCAGATGCTGCTCGACACCCAGGACCTCGGCCTGTCCCCGCGCAGCGAGGCGCTGCTCTACGCCGCGGACCGGGCCCAGCACGTCGAGGAGGTCATCCGCCCGGCGCTCGAACGGGGCGCGGTGGTCATCACCGACCGGTACGTGGACTCCTCGATCGCCTACCAGGCCGCGGGACGGGCACTGTCGGCGTCGGACGTCGAGCGGCTCTCCCGCTTCGCGACCCGCGGCCTGATGCCGACGCTGACGATCGTGCTCGACGTCCCGCCCGAGGTCGCGGCCGAGCGGCGCCTGCTCCCGCCGGACCGGATCGAGTCCGAGTCGATGGACTTCCACCACCGTGTCCGCCAGGGCTTCCTGGACCGCGCGGCCCGGCGGCCGCGCTCCTACTTCGTCGTCGACGGGACGAAGACGCCGACCGAGATCACCGCCGCCGTCCTCCAGCGGGTGGGGCAGTTGCTGGCGGAGTCGCCGGCGCCCCCGGTCGAGGAGCAGCAGCAGCCCGAAGGGAGCACGCCGTGA
- a CDS encoding DEAD/DEAH box helicase, translating to MALDVTDSAGRADQLLAGLLLAPGRRERITHVHRAPARTARPGDWPAWTPPVLVERWGAGGIDRPWAHQVAAAEHAHAGRSVVLATGTASGKSLAYLLPALTAVLDAADGPATACPGVLYLSPTKALAADQLANLTRLQLGPALRPACFDGDTPYAERDWIRSHANYLLTNPDMLHRTLLPGHARWARFLKNLSVVVVDECHTYRGVFGSHVAQVLRRLRRVCARYGSSPVFVLTSATVSDPAGSAGRLTGLPVAEVTDDASPRGEAAFVLWEPPLTDHTGEGSAPVRRTAIAETADLLTDLVLNDAQTVAFVRSRRGAEVVALLARDGLAEVDPALAGQVASYRGGYLPEERRALEHRLRAGLLRGLAATNALELGIDVAGLDAVVLAGYPGTRASMWQQAGRAGRAGQGALAVLVARDDPLDTYLVHHPEALFGRPVEATVLDPDNPYVLAPHLCAAASESPLTERDLDLFGPTAELLLPTLEERGLLRRRPAGWFWTRRDPASALADIRGTGGAQIRVCEVDTGRLLGTVDGAASHTQAHTGAVYLHQGRQYLVRSLDLAECVALVEPAEPDYSTSAREVTDIAIVDTVHRRSWGDAVEVCFGTVEVTNQVVSYLRKRLVTGEVLDETPLDLPPRHLRTRAVWWTVTPDAVAEAAVEIADLPGAAHAAEHASIGLMPLFATCDRWDIGGVSTALHPDTMLPTVFVYDGHPGGAGFAERGFAAAEQWLSATRDAIASCECATGCPSCVQSPKCGNGNNPLDKAGAVRLLDRVLTEADGIETAGAAEDTETADGVEFAAAG from the coding sequence GTGGCCCTCGACGTGACCGACTCCGCCGGCCGGGCGGACCAGCTCCTCGCCGGGCTGCTGCTGGCCCCGGGTCGGCGGGAACGGATCACGCACGTCCACCGGGCTCCGGCCCGGACGGCCCGGCCCGGGGACTGGCCGGCCTGGACCCCGCCGGTGCTGGTCGAGCGGTGGGGTGCCGGCGGGATCGATCGGCCCTGGGCCCACCAGGTGGCGGCGGCCGAGCACGCCCACGCGGGGCGGTCGGTGGTGCTGGCCACCGGGACGGCGTCGGGCAAGTCGCTGGCCTACCTGCTCCCGGCCCTGACCGCGGTCCTCGACGCGGCGGACGGCCCGGCCACCGCGTGCCCCGGCGTCCTCTATCTCTCCCCCACCAAGGCGCTGGCCGCCGACCAGCTCGCGAACCTCACGCGGCTCCAGCTCGGCCCCGCGCTGCGCCCGGCCTGCTTCGACGGTGACACGCCGTACGCGGAGCGCGACTGGATCCGCAGCCACGCGAACTACCTGCTGACGAACCCCGACATGCTCCACCGGACGCTGCTGCCCGGACACGCCCGTTGGGCGCGGTTCCTCAAGAACCTGTCGGTCGTGGTCGTCGACGAGTGCCACACCTACCGCGGCGTGTTCGGCTCCCACGTCGCCCAGGTGCTCCGGCGGCTTCGCCGGGTCTGCGCCCGGTACGGGTCCTCGCCGGTGTTCGTCCTGACGTCGGCGACGGTGTCGGACCCGGCCGGTTCCGCGGGGCGGCTGACCGGCCTGCCCGTCGCCGAGGTCACCGACGACGCCTCCCCGCGCGGCGAGGCGGCCTTCGTGCTCTGGGAGCCGCCGCTGACCGACCACACGGGCGAGGGCAGCGCGCCGGTCCGGCGGACCGCGATCGCCGAGACCGCGGACCTGCTCACCGACCTCGTGCTGAACGACGCGCAGACCGTGGCGTTCGTGCGCTCCCGGCGCGGCGCCGAGGTGGTCGCGCTCCTCGCCCGCGACGGCCTCGCCGAGGTCGACCCGGCGCTGGCCGGGCAGGTCGCCTCGTACCGCGGGGGTTACCTGCCCGAGGAACGCCGAGCGCTCGAGCACCGTCTGCGCGCCGGCCTGCTGCGCGGGCTCGCCGCGACCAACGCGCTCGAACTCGGCATCGACGTCGCCGGTCTGGACGCCGTGGTGCTCGCGGGCTACCCCGGCACCCGGGCGTCGATGTGGCAGCAGGCCGGGCGGGCCGGGCGCGCCGGGCAGGGCGCGCTCGCCGTGCTGGTCGCCCGCGACGACCCGCTGGACACCTATCTCGTCCACCACCCCGAGGCGCTGTTCGGCCGCCCGGTCGAGGCGACCGTGCTCGACCCGGACAACCCCTACGTGCTCGCGCCGCACCTGTGCGCCGCCGCGTCGGAGTCGCCGCTGACCGAGCGGGACCTCGACCTGTTCGGGCCCACCGCCGAGCTCCTGCTCCCGACGCTCGAGGAACGTGGCCTGCTGCGGCGGCGCCCGGCCGGCTGGTTCTGGACCCGCCGCGACCCGGCGTCCGCCCTCGCCGACATCCGGGGCACCGGCGGCGCACAGATCCGGGTGTGCGAGGTCGACACCGGTCGCCTGCTCGGCACCGTGGACGGCGCCGCCTCCCACACCCAGGCCCACACCGGCGCGGTCTACCTGCACCAGGGCCGCCAGTACCTGGTCCGCTCCCTCGACCTCGCCGAGTGCGTCGCCCTCGTCGAGCCGGCCGAGCCCGACTACTCGACCTCGGCGCGCGAGGTCACCGACATCGCGATCGTCGACACCGTCCACCGCCGTTCCTGGGGCGACGCGGTCGAGGTCTGCTTCGGCACGGTCGAGGTGACCAACCAGGTCGTCTCGTACCTGCGGAAGCGTCTGGTCACCGGCGAGGTTCTCGACGAGACCCCGCTCGACCTGCCGCCGCGGCACCTGCGGACCCGCGCGGTCTGGTGGACCGTGACCCCCGACGCCGTGGCCGAGGCCGCGGTCGAGATCGCCGACCTGCCCGGCGCCGCCCACGCCGCCGAGCACGCCTCGATCGGCCTGATGCCCCTGTTCGCCACCTGCGACCGCTGGGACATCGGCGGCGTCTCGACCGCCCTGCACCCGGACACGATGCTGCCGACGGTCTTCGTCTACGACGGCCACCCGGGCGGCGCCGGCTTCGCGGAGCGGGGCTTCGCCGCGGCCGAGCAGTGGCTGAGCGCCACCCGTGACGCCATCGCCTCCTGCGA
- a CDS encoding STAS domain-containing protein, translating to MDLSLTTRDEGDRTVVAVGGEIDVYTAPKLREQLVDLVNAGRYHLIVDMEGVEFLDSTGLGVLVGGLKRVRAHDGSLRLVCTQERILKIFRITGLTKVFPIHDTVSEALTATG from the coding sequence GTGGACCTGTCCCTCACCACCCGCGACGAGGGTGACCGCACTGTCGTCGCCGTCGGCGGAGAGATCGACGTGTACACCGCCCCGAAGCTGCGCGAGCAGCTCGTCGACCTGGTGAATGCGGGCCGCTACCACCTGATCGTCGACATGGAGGGTGTCGAGTTCCTCGACTCCACCGGTCTGGGTGTCCTGGTCGGCGGGCTGAAGCGGGTGCGCGCCCACGACGGTTCGCTGCGCCTGGTCTGCACCCAGGAGCGCATCCTCAAGATCTTCCGGATCACCGGACTGACTAAGGTCTTCCCCATCCACGACACGGTGTCCGAGGCACTCACCGCCACCGGGTGA
- a CDS encoding ATP-binding protein, with amino-acid sequence MPTVHLRFSALPAHVRTARLVAATVARRSGVDDDLLDEVRLAVGEACSRAVGQHARSGLHEPVSMKLHTEDGRFCVEVADVVPIGLPLAEMLPEITSPADLLDADPADMDTSLGLALISGLVDDVAVVPGSDGTVVRMTWPATSL; translated from the coding sequence GTGCCCACCGTGCATCTGCGGTTCAGTGCGCTGCCGGCGCACGTGCGTACCGCGCGCCTGGTCGCTGCGACCGTGGCGCGCCGCTCCGGCGTGGACGACGACCTGCTCGACGAGGTCCGCCTCGCCGTGGGCGAGGCGTGCTCCCGCGCCGTCGGCCAGCACGCCCGCTCCGGGCTGCACGAGCCCGTGTCGATGAAGCTGCACACCGAGGACGGGCGCTTCTGCGTCGAGGTCGCCGACGTCGTGCCGATCGGGCTCCCCCTGGCCGAGATGCTGCCGGAGATCACGTCCCCGGCCGACCTGCTCGACGCCGACCCCGCCGACATGGACACCTCGCTCGGTCTGGCCCTGATCTCCGGCCTCGTCGACGACGTCGCCGTGGTCCCGGGCTCGGACGGCACCGTCGTCCGGATGACCTGGCCCGCGACCTCGCTCTGA
- a CDS encoding sodium-translocating pyrophosphatase: protein MSGINLAAESGETVSLSGGNLTIVVVVALVAVLALGVAGFLVKEVLRADQGTERMQEIAGAVQEGAAAYLTRQFRTLGIFAVLAFFVLFALPANSTNERIGRSIFFVVGAVFSAITGYVGMWLAVRANVRVAAAARVGKAGELPATRIAFRTGGVAGMFTVGLGLLGAATVVLIYEDEAPKVLEGFGFGAALLAMFMRVGGGIFTKAADVGADLVGKVEQGIPEDDPRNAATIADNVGDNVGDCAGMAADLFESYAVTLVAALILGVAAFGDDGLVFPLIVPMIGVLTAIIGIFAVSPRPNDRNGMAAINRGFFISAVASAIFCTIAAFIFLPDEYEGLSASSQLLDDTGAAIVDGDPRMFAVVAVLIGIVLAAAIQQLTGYFTETNRRPVMDIGKTSLTGPATVILAGISVGLESAVYSAALIGLAVYAAYMLGSGVLILALFAVALAGTGLLTTVGVIVAMDTFGPVSDNAQGVAEMSGDVHGEGAQVLTSLDAVGNTTKAITKGIAIATAVLAATALFGSYYNEVVKAVDETGVDPSEVGLRTQQALATFDIINPNILVGLILGASAVFLFSGLAINAVARAAGAIVFEVRRQFREIPGIMEGTAKPEYGKVVDICTRDSLRELATPGILAVMAPIAVGFGLGTAPLAGFLAGAIGAGVLMAVFLANSGGAWDNAKKLVEDGHHGGKGSEAHAATVIGDTVGDPFKDTAGPAINPLIKVMNLVALLIAPAVVKLTVGEDENDLLRGTIAGLATLIIVGAVVNSKRKSIAVSDESTSGKSTAGVAG from the coding sequence ATGTCAGGGATCAACCTCGCCGCCGAGAGCGGCGAGACGGTCTCCCTGTCGGGCGGGAACCTGACCATCGTCGTTGTGGTCGCGCTCGTCGCCGTACTCGCGTTGGGTGTCGCGGGCTTCCTGGTCAAGGAAGTTCTGCGCGCCGATCAGGGCACGGAGAGAATGCAGGAGATCGCGGGTGCCGTGCAGGAAGGCGCCGCCGCTTATCTGACCCGTCAGTTCCGGACGCTGGGCATCTTTGCCGTCCTGGCGTTCTTCGTGCTGTTCGCCCTGCCGGCCAACAGCACGAACGAACGCATCGGGCGGTCCATCTTCTTCGTGGTCGGCGCGGTGTTCTCCGCGATCACCGGCTACGTGGGCATGTGGCTCGCCGTCCGTGCGAACGTGCGTGTCGCCGCGGCCGCTCGCGTCGGCAAGGCCGGTGAGCTCCCCGCGACCCGGATCGCGTTCCGCACCGGTGGCGTCGCCGGCATGTTCACCGTCGGCCTCGGTCTGCTGGGTGCCGCGACGGTCGTGCTGATCTACGAGGACGAGGCTCCGAAGGTTCTCGAGGGCTTCGGCTTCGGCGCCGCGCTGCTCGCCATGTTCATGCGTGTCGGTGGCGGCATCTTCACCAAGGCCGCCGACGTCGGCGCCGACCTCGTCGGCAAGGTCGAGCAGGGCATCCCCGAGGACGACCCGCGCAACGCCGCCACCATCGCCGACAACGTCGGTGACAACGTCGGTGACTGCGCCGGTATGGCCGCCGACCTGTTCGAGTCCTACGCCGTCACGCTCGTCGCGGCGCTGATCCTCGGTGTCGCCGCCTTCGGTGACGACGGTCTGGTCTTCCCGTTGATCGTCCCGATGATCGGTGTGCTCACCGCGATCATCGGCATCTTCGCGGTGTCCCCGCGTCCGAACGACCGCAACGGCATGGCCGCCATCAACCGCGGCTTCTTCATCTCGGCCGTCGCCTCGGCGATCTTCTGCACGATCGCCGCGTTCATCTTCCTGCCCGACGAGTACGAGGGCCTGTCGGCGTCGAGCCAGCTCCTCGACGACACCGGTGCCGCGATCGTCGACGGCGACCCGCGGATGTTCGCGGTCGTCGCGGTCCTCATCGGCATCGTGCTCGCGGCGGCGATTCAGCAGCTGACGGGCTACTTCACCGAGACCAACCGCCGTCCGGTCATGGACATCGGCAAGACCTCGCTGACCGGTCCGGCGACCGTCATCCTCGCCGGCATCTCGGTGGGTCTGGAGTCCGCGGTCTACTCCGCCGCCCTGATCGGTCTCGCCGTCTACGCGGCCTACATGCTCGGCTCGGGTGTCCTGATCCTCGCCCTGTTCGCGGTGGCGCTGGCCGGTACCGGTCTGCTCACCACGGTCGGCGTCATCGTCGCCATGGACACCTTCGGCCCGGTCTCGGACAACGCCCAGGGCGTGGCCGAGATGTCGGGCGACGTCCACGGCGAGGGCGCTCAGGTCCTCACCAGCCTGGACGCGGTGGGCAACACGACCAAGGCCATCACCAAGGGCATCGCGATCGCGACCGCCGTCCTCGCCGCGACCGCGCTGTTCGGGTCGTACTACAACGAGGTCGTCAAGGCGGTCGACGAGACCGGGGTGGACCCGTCCGAGGTCGGCCTGCGCACGCAGCAGGCGCTGGCCACGTTCGACATCATCAACCCGAACATCCTGGTCGGCCTGATCCTCGGTGCCTCCGCGGTGTTCCTCTTCTCCGGTCTGGCGATCAACGCGGTCGCCCGTGCGGCCGGCGCCATCGTGTTCGAGGTCCGGCGCCAGTTCCGCGAGATCCCCGGGATCATGGAGGGCACGGCCAAGCCGGAGTACGGCAAGGTCGTCGACATCTGCACCCGCGACTCGCTGCGGGAGCTGGCCACGCCGGGCATCCTCGCGGTCATGGCGCCGATCGCCGTCGGCTTCGGCCTCGGCACGGCTCCGCTGGCCGGCTTCCTCGCCGGCGCCATCGGCGCCGGTGTCCTCATGGCGGTGTTCCTGGCCAACTCCGGTGGTGCCTGGGACAACGCCAAGAAGCTGGTCGAGGACGGCCACCACGGCGGTAAGGGCTCGGAGGCCCACGCGGCCACCGTCATCGGTGACACCGTCGGTGACCCGTTCAAGGACACCGCCGGTCCGGCCATCAACCCGCTGATCAAGGTCATGAACCTGGTCGCGCTGCTGATCGCCCCCGCCGTGGTCAAGCTGACCGTCGGCGAGGACGAGAACGACCTGCTCCGCGGCACCATCGCGGGTCTGGCCACGCTGATCATTGTCGGCGCGGTCGTGAACTCGAAGCGGAAGAGCATCGCCGTCAGCGACGAGAGCACCTCCGGCAAGTCCACCGCCGGGGTTGCTGGCTGA